A part of Scleropages formosus chromosome 3, fSclFor1.1, whole genome shotgun sequence genomic DNA contains:
- the LOC108926132 gene encoding trinucleotide repeat-containing gene 6B protein-like isoform X1, with amino-acid sequence MEDKKRKKEDKRKRDASQKVAEQKNKVPELTKSTSTQSPATPSSVTPSPGPPPSPSPSPASAPAGSPAQGGNNAKRAAVANGQPASGAQPPQRYMSREVPPRFRCQQDHKVLLKRGQPPLSCMLLGGGNGSSPTSQGDGPNATAAGPSDPSPGSLGPAPPNSPSSSSSSSVAAASSSNYANSTWGVSSGSQPPSQGWGEKVIVDGSDLEEWPSIAGGAGGDGVETGGASQNDRHLQQSLGAGAGAGEAGDTSSPSPPSSSSCSSNECMQPGGAVWGSAAAGSASSKSKVTPLPGPQEGALGVSGGFPGANFNPSANPSAWPALVQDETAVEGVGDVSAPEGNLASLQPPTPVPASPSPANSASRQHSCEMQARDREPPHGEWGGAALELGAGPKTAGDMDCGITGEDPSASSSSSSSWRLQSFSANAKTGGSRADAWEGGSGGPASTGEGTSTWSHEGKGGAAAGSAWAAGGGGSCKTSGVSQGAWGGVTGEELSVGEWGNSGGGMSLEGPGDAAGGSGDGGSSSNSSSGGSIGNPPDSASPTSTTMTRAWDNQTGVGEGRSGETVEWGGQGKGGTGASSSSGGSRSRTGGGPPGQHQHSHSHHRPAQQPTNPEVALQNLLRRTDLDPRVLSNVGWGQTQIRQNVAWDLEEGEERGSNGRGMGSSAFSSAANSTTNSSSHSASASSMTTDPLANLNRSANLTGTTPSGDGWEDSSTSGLSRGPSSSGSGGRNHGTSHSVSGSGVGGLGNPAGVQGKSSAGWSGVSPGEGQGKGWSTEGPEWREHRGGGAETAEWGAFRQQGTPAAGGWGGGPEEKGTSAWKEMGRDGGGGGWGQRGGSEWGERETKPERGVWGEGKGNGGNAAGDSKVGSWGNWDDGGSKRGWGGGGEMGGKGHQSWGSKPTHTQIPNSQAAVLKAQIQHQQQSQPQPPSLDTGAAQGGWGRPGGASSQNQNQSSGWTSGPMPQMPGEGPEPSGWEEPSPQSVSRRMEIDDGTSAWGDPSRYNKSVKLWDQNGAAATASPQAQVQQQIGQPTVHQPQQQQQLAGRPVHQTTGTGVREQGHGPGKPAAAAPAMWGGGTPGGPGVDNGTAAWGKAADTPTGWGDPEDSGKASGWGNPSTNSVKPGMTASPTGSKSMQEGWGDGEASVGASRHSSWEEEEEAGGMWNSAGSQGSSSSYNSGGWGQSHGGKKGNNKGTLKSGGGDSWMNPVTRQFSNMGLLGEDPSGRPLDLAPGPPQDRKLEGDKRGLSLGDYNGEMRKGGRGGAVFRSPSSKEVGPGEPGPYYDKDGCLGDEGPTSPFPSSAGFKPPPLYSHSNPPRQVGGHNVFGGNSGMGQSRGVHQPGVSPINPSPGIRAQVPHQFLTPQVPGSVLKQMPPPNNNMGGIGVGGVGGMAGGMFPTQLSPQHLAMLSSIYPQMQQFHLACQLLLQQQQQQQLLQNQRKFPQGLRQQPDPQQLARVMAILQQQRQQQQQQQAGVGTGSKLSPSHLGGGAPKQAMASDQLPHLGMVGSLADLHAKTQAGYSGFSAGANLSGLELGSIVGGPGNMKEGGGQQSRFKWMMEGHSPTPSPPDSTLHKNGPISAPVKLRGGSPYSQYELLGNENLGGPPQTSSDNWHRTPGSKIGTKAGTSSWPQEFQPGVPWKGIQSADPESDPYVTPGSVLGPSGPSSLSDSEHQLLRDNAGPNPSLNTLLPSTGAWPYSASDSPVNNAHSSAKYTDYKPSWPPDPIGHNKLWKSGRNSSQVPRPPPGLTNQKPQSPWSGGGPRLARGWGGTGGSQEMRYGPGSSWSDGGSSRGSCWLVLSNLTPQIDGSTLRTICMQHGPLLTFHLGLTQGSALIRYSTRQEAAKAQSALHMCVLGNTTILAEFVSEEEVTRYFAHSQGGGSGTGNGGGAVGTVPGSGVGQGQSGTTVTGASSGGSPPGGERERAGGGNGGGGGVGSVGTSGSGWQGLDDTGNSPDPSSAQGPGLSIFTQWSSNGAASGSGGVGVGMEAVDPGRAGLWGGMTQGYPSSSSLWGAPQMDDRHQMDSPASLLPGDLLGGGADSI; translated from the exons ATGGAAGacaagaaaaggaagaaagaagatAAAAGGAAAAGGGACGCTTCCCAGAAG GTcgcagaacaaaaaaacaaag TGCCAGAATTGACCAAGTCAACGTCCACCCAGTCTCCGGCCACCCCCAGCTCTGTAACCCCCAGTCCTggccccccaccctccccatccccctcccctgccagcGCACCTGCTGGCAGCCCCGCCCAGGGTGGGAACAATGCAAAGCGGGCGGCGGTGGCCAACGGGCAGCCCGCCTCTGGAGCCCAGCCCCCACAGCGATACATGTCCCGCGAAGTGCCCCCGCGATTCCGCTGCCAGCAGGACCACAAAGTGCTACTGAAGAGGGGCCAGCCGCCACTGTCCTGCATGCTGCTGGGGGGAGGCAACGGCAGCTCTCCCACCTCACAGGGGGATGGCCCCAATGCAACAGCAGCTGGACCTTCAG atCCCAGTCCTGGATCTCTGGGTCCAGCACCCCCAaactccccttcctcctcctcctcatcatcagtcgctgctgcttcttcttcaaATTATGCAAATTCCACTTGGGGGGTGAGCTCCGGCAGCCAGCCCCCTTCTCAGGGCTGGGGGGAGAAGGTAATCGTGGACGGGTCTGACCTGGAGGAGTGGCCAAGCATTGCAGGTGGGGCTGGGGGAGATGGGGTGGAGACCGGTGGTGCCTCACAGAATGACAGACACCTCCAGCAGTCATTGggagcaggtgctggagcaggggAGGCAGGCGACACCAGCAGCCCCTCCCCGCCTTCTTCCTCGTCCTGTTCGTCCAACGAATGTATGCAGCCGGGGGGTGCCGTGTGGGGGTCTGCTGCAGCAGGGTCAGCGTCCTCCAAATCCAAAGTCACTCCTCTCCCTGGGCCTCAAGAGGGTGCCCTTGGTGTCAGTGGTGGATTTCCTGGTGCCAACTTCAACCCTAGTGCCAACCCGTCCGCCTGGCCAGCCCTGGTGCAGGATGAGACGGCGGTGGAGGGTGTGGGGGATGTATCTGCACCCGAGGGTAATCTTGCTTCCCTCCAGCCCCCCACGCCTGTGCCCGCCAGCCCTTCCCCTGCAAATTCTGCCAGCCGTCAGCACTCATGTGAAATGCAAGCCAGGGACAGGGAGCCCCCCCATGGTGAATGGGGGGGTGCAGCTCTTGAGCTGGGAGCCGGACCAAAAACAGCGGGGGACATGGACTGTGGCATCACAGGGGAGGATCCCTctgcttcttcctcctcttcttcctcttggaGGCTCCAGTCCTTCTCTGCTAATGCTAAAACAGGTGGTTCCAGGGCTGATGCATGGGAAGGTGGATCTGGTGGCCCTGCATCCACTGGGGAAGGCACAAGCACTTGGTCTCACGAAGGGAAGGGAGGGGCAGCGGCGGGCAGTGCTTGGGCTGCAGGTGGTGGGGGCAGCTGTAAGACCTCCGGGGTATCTCAGGGAGCTTGGGGTGGGGTgactggggaagaactgtcagTTGGGGAGTGGGGCAATTCGGGTGGAGGGATGTCTCTGGAGGGACCTGGCGATGCAGCTGGGGGAAGTGGtgatggaggcagcagcagtaacagcagcagTGGGGGCAGCATTGGGAACCCCCCTGATTCCGCCTCCCCCACGTCAACAACTATGACAAGAGCATGGGACAATCAAACGGGTGTCGGGGAGGGGCGATCTGGGGAGACAGTGGAGTGGGGAGGTCAGGGCAAAGGTGGAACAGGGGCTTCGTCCTCGAGTGGTGGGAGCCGTTCCAGGACAGGTGGTGGCCCTCCTGGTCAGCACCAACACAGCCACTCCCACCATCGCCCTGCCCAGCAGCCCACCAACCCTGAAGTGGCCTTGCAGAACTTGCTCAGACGGACTGACCTGGACCCCCGGGTGCTGTCCAACGTCGGCTGGGGGCAAACTCAGATCCGGCAGAATGTGGCCTGGGACTTGGAGGAGGGTGAGGAGAGAGGCAGTAATGGCAGGGGCATGGGCTCCTCTGCCTTCTCATCTGCAGCCAACAGTACTACTAACTCCAGCTCTCACTCTGCTTCTGCCAGTTCAATGACTACTGATCCACTGGCAAATCTCAACCGGAGCGCCAACTTGACTGGAACCACTCCTTCCGGAGATGGCTGGGAGGACAGCAGCACAAGTGGGCTTTCTCGGGGTCCATCTTCCTCTGGTTCTGGTGGGCGCAACCATGGCACCTCCCATTCTGTTTCAGGAAGTGGTGTAGGAGGCCTGGGAAACCCGGCTGGTGTCCAAGGAAAGAGTTCTGCTGGATGGAGTGGTGTGAGCCCAGGGGAAGGTCAGGGCAAAGGGTGGAGCACAGAGGGCCCAGAGTGGAGAGAGCACAGAGGAGGTGGGGCAGAGACAGCGGAATGGGGTGCGTTCAGGCAACAGGGTACCccagcagcaggaggttggggAGGTGGTCCGGAGGAGAAAGGGACCAGTGCTTGGAAGGAAATGGGAAgggatggtggtggtggcggctgGGGACAGAGGGGGGGCAGTGAGTGGGGGGAGCGTGAGACCAAGCCAGAAAGGGGGGTTTGGGGCGAAGGTAAAGGAAATGGTGGCAATGCTGCAGGCGATTCCAAAGTGGGTTCTTGGGGAAACTGGGATGATGGGGGTTCAAAAagagggtggggagggggtggtgaAATGGGTGGCAAAGGGCACCAGAGCTGGGGAAGTAAGCCAACCCACACACAGATACCAAACAGCCAGGCTGCGGTGCTGAAGGCCCAGATACAGCACCAACAACAATCACAGCCCCAGCCACCATCACTGGACACAGGGGCTGCACAAGGTGGCTGGGGCAGACCGGGGGGGGCTTCCTCTCAGAACCAGAACCAAAGCTCAGGCTGGACCTCAGGGCCCATGCCTCAGATGCCTGGCGAGGGCCCGGAACCCAGTGGCTGGGAGGAGCCATCACCACAGTCTGTGAGCCGCAGGATGGAAATTGATGATGGCACCTCGGCCTGGGGAGACCCCAGCCGCTATAACAAGAGCGTTAAGCTGTGGGACCAGAATGGTGCCGCTGCGACCGCTAGCCCCCAGGCTCAGGTGCAGCAGCAGATTGGCCAGCCTACTGTGCACCagccacagcaacagcagcagctagCTGGGAGACCAGTCCATCAGACCACAGGCACTGGGGTCAGGGAGCAGGGACACGGCCCGGGAAAGCCGGCTGCTGCAG ctcctGCGATGTGGGGAGGAGGCACTCCTGGGGGCCCTGGTGTGGATAATGGCACTGCCGCCTGGGGCAAGGCAGCTGATACACCTACTGGTTGGGGGGATCCAGAAGATTCTGGGAAAGCCTCAGGCTGGGGGAACCCATCCACCAATTCTGTCAAGCCTG GCATGACTGCATCTCCTACAGGTTCCAAGTCTATGCAAGAGGGCTGGGGAGATGGTGAGGCGTCAGTCGGCGCTTCCCGCCACTCCAGctgggaggaggaagaggaggcaggTGGCATGTGGAACAGCGCTGGCTCCCAGGGAAGCAGCTCCTCCTATAACTCTGGAGGCTGGGGGCAAAGCCATGGTGGCAAGAAGGGCAATAACAAG gGTACCTTAaaaagtgggggtggggattcATGGATGAACCCCGTAACCAGACAGTTCTCAAACATGGGCCTTCTG GGTGAGGACCCCAGTGGAAGGCCTTTAGATTTGGCCCCAGGGCCCCCGCAGGACAGGAAGCTGGAAGGAGATAAGCGAGGGTTAAGTCTGGGTGACTACAATGGAGAGATGCGTAAAGGAGGGAGGGGCGGAGCAGTCTTCCGCTCACCTAGTTCCAAAGAAGTGGGGCCTGGGGAGCCCGGGCCTTACTATGACAAG GATGGGTGCCTTGGGGATGAAGGGCCCAcgtctcctttcccttcttcAGCTGGTTTCAAGCCCCCTCCCTTATACAGCCACTCCAACCCCCCTAGACAA GTGGGCGGTCACAATGTATTTGGTGGTAACAGTGGAATGGGTCAGTCACGGGGAGTGCACCAACCTGGTGTGTCTCCCATAAACCCATCTCCAGGGATACGAGCGCAAGTGCCTCATCAGTTCCTGACACCTCAG GTGCCAGGCTCTGTGCTGAAGCAGATGCCACCCCCCAACAACAATATGGGGGGCATTGGAGTAGGAGGGGTAGGAGGCATGGCAGGAGGGATGTTCCCCACACAGCTGTCTCCACAACACCTGGCCATGCTCAGCAGCATCTACCCTCAGATGCAGCAATTCCACCTG GCATGTCAGTTGCTacttcaacagcagcagcagcagcagcttctgcAGAACCAGAGGAAGTTCCCTCAAGGCCTGCGGCAACAGCCAGATCCTCAGCAG CTGGCCAGGGTCATGGCCATTCTCcagcagcagaggcagcagcaacagcagcagcaggcaggggTTGGAACAGGTTCCAAACTGTCTCCTTCCCATCTGGGAGGAGGGGCTCCCAAGCAGGCAATGGCATCAGACCAGCTGCCCCACCTTGGCATGGTGGGCTCACTGGCTGACCTGCATGCGAAAACACAGGCTGGGTATTCGG GGTTTTCTGCCGGGGCCAATTTGTCAGGGCTGGAGCTAGGTTCCATAGTGGGTGGCCCAGGGAACATGAAGGAGGGCGGGGGACAGCAGTCCCGCTTCAAGTGGATGATGGAGGGTCATTCACCAACACCGTCACCCCCTGACTCTACCCTTCACAAAAATG GCCCTATATCAGCCCCAGTTAAACTCAGGGGCGGTTCACCATACTCCCAGTATGAGTTGCTAGGGAATGAAAATCTAGGGGGACCCCCACAGACTTCATCTGACAACTGGCACCGGACTCCCGGGAGCAAGATTGGCACCAAGGCAGGCACCTCGAGCTGGCCCCAAG AGTTCCAGCCAGGAGTGCCCTGGAAGGGAATCCAGAGTGCTGACCCAGAATCTGACCCTTACGTGACCCCTGGCAGTGTGCTGGGTCCGTCGGGGCCCTCTAGCCTCAGTGACAGTGAACACCAGTTACTGAGAGACAATGCAG GGCCTAACCCCTCCCTCAACACCTTGCTGCCTTCCACCGGTGCCTGGCCCTACAGTGCCTCAGACAGCCCCGTCAACAACGCACACAGCTCAG CAAAATATACAGATTACAAGCCTAGCTGGCCCCCTGACCCCATTGGACACAACAAGCTGTGGAAGTCCGGACGGAACAGCTCCCAAGTTCCCCGGCCACCTCCAGGACTTACCAACCAAAAGCCTCAATCTCCATGGAGTGGTGGGGGTCCTCGGTTGGCCAGGGGCTGGGGAGGGACAGGGGGGAGCCAGGAGATGAGATATGGGCCAG GTTCCTCATGGAGTGACGGTGGGAGTTCAAGGGGCAGCTGCTGGTTGGTGTTGAGTAACCTCACGCCTCAG ATTGATGGCTCAACCCTGCGCACCATTTGTATGCAGCATGGGCCCCTGTTAACCTTTCACCTTGGGCTGACCCAGGGCAGTGCTCTTATTCGCTACAGCACCCGACAGGAAGCAGCCAAGGCTCAAAGTGCACTCCACAT GTGTGTGCTGGGAAACACAACAATTCTGGCAGAGTTTGTGAGCGAGGAGGAAGTCACTCGATATTTTGCACATTCCCAGGGTGGAGGGAGCGGGACCGGCAATGGAGGTGGGGCTGTCGGTACGGTGCCAGGGTCTGGGGTAGGACAGGGGCAGTCGGGAACCACCGTGACAGGGGCCAGCAGTGGAGGCAGTCCCccaggaggagaacgagagcgTGCAGGAGGCGGCAACGGCGGCGGAGGTGGTGTTGGGAGCGTAGGAACCTCTGGCTCTGGATGGCAGGGTTTGGACGACACGGGCAACTCTCCGGACCCCTCCTCGGCCCAAGGACCTGGGCTGAGCATCTTTACGCAGTGGAGCAGCAATGGGGCTGCCAGTGGCAGTGGAGGTGTAGGAGTCGGCATGGAGGCCGTAGATCCAGGAAGAGCAGGGCTGTGGGGGGGAATGACCCAAGGGTACCCTAGCAGCAGCAGTCTTTGGGGAGCACCTCAGATGGACGACAGGCACCAAATGGACAGCCCAGCTTCTCTGTTGCCTGGAGACCTTCTGGGGGGTGGGGCCGATTCCATCTGA